A part of Capsicum annuum cultivar UCD-10X-F1 chromosome 6, UCD10Xv1.1, whole genome shotgun sequence genomic DNA contains:
- the LOC107874568 gene encoding guanylate-binding protein 5 isoform X1 has product MKFFNGMCFNFFFVFCVLASDSFSFDNFHQTFPIVEPDPGHTKLRLVREGLEAIERITTPIAAVAVIGPYRSGKSFLLNQLLSLSCNEGFGVGHMRDTKTKGIWIWGTPIELDIDGGKTSVFYLDTEGFESIGKSNVYDDRIFSLATILSSVLIYNLPETIREADISQLSFAVEIAEEFYGRVKGQDVAFEPAKLLWLIQRDFLQGTSVQEMVNEALRRVPNSDGDANIDKVNQIRDSLAVMGDNNTAFSLPQPHLHRTKLCDMKDVELDPDYVNKREQLKEVVASIIRPKIVQGKFLNGKEFVLFFEQILDALNQGEIPSTGSLVEVFNKGILERCLKLYTEQMAIIVLPMQGESLQKAHGQQRDAAMEVFGEQHFGRRHARKSVDQLEAEIEKVYKDIRLANEYQSSKLCEAMYTRCEDKMDELQALRLPSMAKFNASFLQCNQSFERECVGPSNSYYQQRMMKMLGKSKSLFIKEYNQRLLKWLVVFSLVMVVLGRFVIKFFLVELGAWILFVFLETYTRMFWSDDWLYFNPVWNSFLATWETLVYNPILDLDRWAIPICVVAAIVVVNWRCYRRMRHGPRWSLPVYRNHKDRSN; this is encoded by the exons ATGAAGTTTTTTAATGGAATgtgttttaatttcttcttcgTTTTCTGTGTACTGGCATCTGACTCATTTTCCTTTGATAATTTTCATCAAAC GTTTCCTATTGTAGAGCCTGATCCTGGTCACACAAAACTTCGCCTTGTGAGAGAAGGACTAGAGGCAATAGAAAGGATAACAACGCCCATTGCAGCTGTTGCT GTGATTGGTCCATATCGTTCAGGAAAATCGTTCCTCCTGAATCAGCTCCTTTCCCTTTCTTGTAATGAAG GTTTTGGTGTTGGGCATATGCGTGATACTAAGACTAAAG GTATATGGATTTGGGGTACTCCAATAGAGTTGGACATTGATGGAGGAAAAACTTCTGTTTTCTACCTTGACACTGAAGGTTTTGAAAGTATTGGAAAGTCAAATGTGTATGATGACCG GATTTTTTCCCTTGCAACTATTCTGAGTTCTGTGCTTATATATAATCTACCTGAGACG ATCCGTGAAGCTGACATATCGCAACTGTCATTTGCCGTTGAAATTGCTGAAGAGTTCTATGGAAG AGTTAAG GGGCAAGACGTTGCTTTCGAACCAGCAAAGCTCCTATGGCTTATCCAGCGTGATTTTCTAC AAGGAACATCTGTGCAAGAAATGGTCAACGAAGCTCTACGACGAGTCCCTAACAGTGATG GTGATGCAAATATTGATAAG GTGAATCAGATTCGAGATTCATTAGCTGTAATGGGTGACAATAACACAGCCTTCAGCTTACCACAA CCTCATCTTCATCGCACGAAGCTTTGTGACATGAAGGATGTTGAACTAGATCCTGATTATGTCAATAAGAGGGAGCAATTGAAAGAAGTTGTTGCATCTATCATTCGTCCAAAGATTGTCCAGGGTAAATTTCTCAACGGGAAGGAGTTCGTATTGTTCTTTGAGCAG ATACTTGACGCCTTGAATCAAGGAGAGATTCCATCTACAGGCTCCCTCGTGGAGGTTTTCAACAAGGGTATTCTAGAGCGGTGTTTAAAACTGTACACCGAGCAGATGGCTATCATAGTTTTACCAATGCAAGGGGAGTCTTTGCAAAAAGCTCATGGACAGCAGAGAGATGCAGCAATGGAAGTTTTTGGGGAACAACATTTTGGTCGTCGCCATGCAAGGAAATCAGTCGATCAATTGGAAGCGGAGATTGAAAAG GTGTATAAGGATATCAGGTTGGCAAATGAATATCAGTCCTCAAAGCTGTGTGAGGCTATGTATACTAGATGCGAGGACAAAATGGACGAACTTCAGGCCCTTAGACTTCCTTCAATGGCAAAATTCAACGCCAGCTTCCTCCAATGCAACCAAAGTTTTGAAAGAGAATGTGTTGGACCTTCTAACAGTTACTACCAACAGCGAATGATGAAG ATGTTGGGGAAGTCAAAATCTTTATTCATTAAGGAATATAATCAGAGACTGCTCAAGTGGCTGGTGGTTTTCTCACTGGTCATGGTGGTGTTAGGGCGGTTCGTTATAAAGTTCTTTTTGGTGGAGCTTGGTGCATGGATACTCTTTGTCTTCTTAGAAACATATACGAGGATGTTTTGGTCCGACGACTGGCTTTACTTCAATCCAGTCTGGAATTCTTTCCTAGCAACTTGGGAAACACTTGTGTATAATCCTATTCTTGATCTGGACAG ATGGGCTATTCCTATATGTGTGGTAGCTGCAATAGTTGTGGTTAATTGGCGATGTTACAGGAGGATGCGACATGGTCCTAGGTGGTCGTTACCTGTGTACAGAAATCATAAAGATCGGAGTAATTGA
- the LOC107874568 gene encoding guanylate-binding protein 4 isoform X2, whose translation MRDTKTKGIWIWGTPIELDIDGGKTSVFYLDTEGFESIGKSNVYDDRIFSLATILSSVLIYNLPETIREADISQLSFAVEIAEEFYGRVKGQDVAFEPAKLLWLIQRDFLQGTSVQEMVNEALRRVPNSDGDANIDKVNQIRDSLAVMGDNNTAFSLPQPHLHRTKLCDMKDVELDPDYVNKREQLKEVVASIIRPKIVQGKFLNGKEFVLFFEQILDALNQGEIPSTGSLVEVFNKGILERCLKLYTEQMAIIVLPMQGESLQKAHGQQRDAAMEVFGEQHFGRRHARKSVDQLEAEIEKVYKDIRLANEYQSSKLCEAMYTRCEDKMDELQALRLPSMAKFNASFLQCNQSFERECVGPSNSYYQQRMMKMLGKSKSLFIKEYNQRLLKWLVVFSLVMVVLGRFVIKFFLVELGAWILFVFLETYTRMFWSDDWLYFNPVWNSFLATWETLVYNPILDLDRWAIPICVVAAIVVVNWRCYRRMRHGPRWSLPVYRNHKDRSN comes from the exons ATGCGTGATACTAAGACTAAAG GTATATGGATTTGGGGTACTCCAATAGAGTTGGACATTGATGGAGGAAAAACTTCTGTTTTCTACCTTGACACTGAAGGTTTTGAAAGTATTGGAAAGTCAAATGTGTATGATGACCG GATTTTTTCCCTTGCAACTATTCTGAGTTCTGTGCTTATATATAATCTACCTGAGACG ATCCGTGAAGCTGACATATCGCAACTGTCATTTGCCGTTGAAATTGCTGAAGAGTTCTATGGAAG AGTTAAG GGGCAAGACGTTGCTTTCGAACCAGCAAAGCTCCTATGGCTTATCCAGCGTGATTTTCTAC AAGGAACATCTGTGCAAGAAATGGTCAACGAAGCTCTACGACGAGTCCCTAACAGTGATG GTGATGCAAATATTGATAAG GTGAATCAGATTCGAGATTCATTAGCTGTAATGGGTGACAATAACACAGCCTTCAGCTTACCACAA CCTCATCTTCATCGCACGAAGCTTTGTGACATGAAGGATGTTGAACTAGATCCTGATTATGTCAATAAGAGGGAGCAATTGAAAGAAGTTGTTGCATCTATCATTCGTCCAAAGATTGTCCAGGGTAAATTTCTCAACGGGAAGGAGTTCGTATTGTTCTTTGAGCAG ATACTTGACGCCTTGAATCAAGGAGAGATTCCATCTACAGGCTCCCTCGTGGAGGTTTTCAACAAGGGTATTCTAGAGCGGTGTTTAAAACTGTACACCGAGCAGATGGCTATCATAGTTTTACCAATGCAAGGGGAGTCTTTGCAAAAAGCTCATGGACAGCAGAGAGATGCAGCAATGGAAGTTTTTGGGGAACAACATTTTGGTCGTCGCCATGCAAGGAAATCAGTCGATCAATTGGAAGCGGAGATTGAAAAG GTGTATAAGGATATCAGGTTGGCAAATGAATATCAGTCCTCAAAGCTGTGTGAGGCTATGTATACTAGATGCGAGGACAAAATGGACGAACTTCAGGCCCTTAGACTTCCTTCAATGGCAAAATTCAACGCCAGCTTCCTCCAATGCAACCAAAGTTTTGAAAGAGAATGTGTTGGACCTTCTAACAGTTACTACCAACAGCGAATGATGAAG ATGTTGGGGAAGTCAAAATCTTTATTCATTAAGGAATATAATCAGAGACTGCTCAAGTGGCTGGTGGTTTTCTCACTGGTCATGGTGGTGTTAGGGCGGTTCGTTATAAAGTTCTTTTTGGTGGAGCTTGGTGCATGGATACTCTTTGTCTTCTTAGAAACATATACGAGGATGTTTTGGTCCGACGACTGGCTTTACTTCAATCCAGTCTGGAATTCTTTCCTAGCAACTTGGGAAACACTTGTGTATAATCCTATTCTTGATCTGGACAG ATGGGCTATTCCTATATGTGTGGTAGCTGCAATAGTTGTGGTTAATTGGCGATGTTACAGGAGGATGCGACATGGTCCTAGGTGGTCGTTACCTGTGTACAGAAATCATAAAGATCGGAGTAATTGA
- the LOC107874569 gene encoding auxin-induced protein 22D has protein sequence MEMAGTELRLGLPGTDSSSSASKITNKRPSSDMINSNDDEPAPKAQVVGWPPVRSYRKNVLQASYVKVSMDGAAYLRKINLNVYKSYPQLLKALDNMFKCSIGVCSEREGYNGCDYVATYEDKDGDWMLAGDVPWDMFINSCRRLRIMKGSEAKGLACL, from the exons ATGGAAATGGCTGGAACAGAGCTGAGATTAGGTTTACCTGGAACAGACTCATCATCATCTGCTAGTAAAATTACCAACAAAAGACCTTCATCTGATATGATCAATAGTAACGATGATGAGCCAGCACCAAA AGCACAAGTTGTTGGTTGGCCACCTGTTCGATCTTACAGGAAGAACGTGTTACAAGCTAGCTACGTTAAAGTGAGCATGGATGGTGCAGCTTATTTAAGGAAAATTAACCTTAATGTTTACAAGAGTTATCCACAATTACTCAAGGCTTTAGACAACATGTTCAAATGCTCCATTG GTGTATGCTCAGAAAGAGAAGGATACAATGGATGTGATTACGTAGCAACATATGAAGACAAAGATGGTGATTGGATGCTTGCTGGTGATGTACCATGGGATATGTTCATCAATTCTTGCAGAAGGCTTAGAATCATGAAAGGATCTGAAGCTAAAGGCTTAGCATGCCTATAG
- the LOC107873770 gene encoding F-box/LRR-repeat protein 17, with protein MQRRRTHPHIATPTSEVVLPKRGKKRGGYTCGRCGVPKKGHVCNFPKNLNPIDNPPIPKPVTILRPPPPLPPPLPPPPTEKRHVLPQLRRALSFDDIDVSNPPGSDDDPDSESDLVGSGSGNGKLTGSCLWEVFKRLPPPALLTSARVCKGWRETSRRIWKSAVELRLRVPVNAQIGLVGSVLKKCPGLVKLSLRMESDIDATLLACIAFSCPKLDSMEILTSDTSVNRITGDELGRFVAEKRCLTNLKMEGCSYLGGFTLCSTSLSTLLLSDLYCHAKMVFNCPNLMDISLDFSRQENDTTDLTLMVDGLGRSCPRLQNIHIASIRLTHAVVLALTAAHLRGLRMLSLVLGSEITDASVAAIASSYSSLELLDLSGSSISDSGVGMICNEYPETLSKLLLALCPNITSSGIQFAAAQLPNLELLDCGMTISDPDLDNPTTQENNDLQLQRTPNSKLHLIYQKLIIKHTCLKKLSLWGCSALDGLYLNCPELNDLNLNSCINLNPERLLLQCPNLEHVHALDCQDTTVETLRNQVSTDFIAVEDNFHCKRLSDGSKRIKVPHLFSPQPIEEKGKRTSKRRCTVHVN; from the exons ATGCAGCGCCGGCGTACCCACCCTCACATCGCCACTCCTACATCGGAGGTTGTTCTCCCGAAGCGCGGCAAGAAGCGTGGTGGCTACACTTGTGGCCGTTGCGGTGTACCGAAGAAAGGACACGTTTGTAATTTCCCTAAGAACCTCAATCCTATTGATAATCCTCCCATTCCTAAACCAGTCACCATCCTTcgtcctcctcctcctcttcctccgcCGCTGCCGCCGCCACCGACGGAGAAACGCCATGTACTGCCGCAGCTCCGGCGAGCACTTTCATTTGATGACATTGATGTTAGTAATCCACCTGGATCTGATGACGACCCTGATAGCGAATCGGATCTAGTTGGGTCCGGGTCGGGGAATGGGAAGTTGACAGGGAGTTGTTTATGGGAAGTGTTTAAGAGATTGCCGCCTCCGGCGTTGCTTACATCGGCTAGGGTTTGTAAGGGGTGGAGGGAAACTTCTAGAAGGATCTGGAAGTCTGCTGTGGAGCTTAGACTTCGGGTTCCGGTTAATGCCCAGATTGGACTTGTCGGGTCGGTGTTAAAGAAATGTCCAGGGCTTGTTAAGCTTTCTCTTAGAATGGAAAG TGACATTGATGCTACCTTGCTGGCCTGCATTGCATTTTCCTGTCCTAAACTGGATTCAATGGAGATACTTACTTCTGATACCTCAGTCAATCGGATAACTGG GGATGAGTTGGGTCGTTTTGTTGCCGAGAAAAGATGCCTTACTAATCTCAAGATGGAAGGCTGCTCTTATCTTGGGGGTTTTACTCTTTGTTCAACCAgtctttcaactcttttgctttcAGATCTCTATTGCCATGCTAAGATG GTCTTTAACTGCCCCAACTTGATGGATATTTCCCTGGATTTTTCTCGGCAAGAAAATGATACTACTGATCTTACTCTCATGGTGGATGGTCTTGGAAGGAGCTGCCCAAGACTCCAGAACATTCATATTGCTTCCATCCGCCTAACTCATGCTGTAGTGCTTGCTTTAACAGCAGCACATCTAAG GGGGTTACGGATGCTCTCTCTTGTACTGGGGTCAGAAATAACTGATGCATCTGTTGCAGCTATTGCTTCAAGCTACTCAAGCCTTGAGTTGCTTGATTTGAGTGG GTCTAGTATTAGCGATAGTGGCGTTGGAATGATATGCAATGAATATCCTGAGACATTATCTAAACTTCTCCTTGCTCTTTGTCCAAATATCACTTCAA GTGGCATTCAATTTGCTGCAGCTCAGTTGCCTAATCTGGAGCTCCTGGACTGCGGCATGACCATAAGTGATCCTGATTTGGACAATCCAACAACTCAGGAAAATAATGACCTCCAGTTACAAAGAACACCCAATAGTAAACTGCACCTTATATATCAAAAACTGATTATTAAGCATACCTGCCTGAAGAAACTCAGCTTATGGGGATGCTCTGCCTTAGAT GGGTTATATCTAAATTGCCCAGAACTTAATGATTTGAACCTGAACTCTTGTATAAATCTGAATCCAG AAAGATTGTTACTCCAATGCCCAAATCTGGAACATGTCCATGCATTAGATTGCCAGGACACGACGGTTGAAACCCTTCGGAATCAG GTATCGACAGATTTCATTGCTGTGGAGGATAATTTTCATTGCAAGCGTCTTTCTGATGGCTCTAAAAGGATAAAGGTTCCACATTTATTCAGCCCACAG CCAATTGAGGAGAAGGGAAAGAGGACTTCGAAGCGCCGCTGTACTGTGCATGTAAACTAG
- the LOC107874570 gene encoding photosystem II reaction center W protein, chloroplastic isoform X2 translates to MATSSTGCITTSSVACVGLVHKASLSRPSCLLGLPTNMGKVKCSMEREQVKEESKLGMCGSLIAAACAATMSISSPAMALVDERMSTEGTGLPFGLSNNLLGWILFGVFGLIWSLYTVYTSSLDEDEDSGLSL, encoded by the exons ATGGCCACCAGCAGCACTGGTTGTATTACAACCTCTTCAGTTGCCTGTGTTGGCCTCGTGCACAAAGCATCTCTATCCCGCCCCTCCTGTCTTCTCG GGTTGCCAACGAATATGGGAAAGGTGAAATGTTCAATGGAAAGAGAGCAAGTAAAGGAAGAGTCAAAATTAGGAATGTGTGGATCATTGATAGCCGCAGCATGTGCAGCAACTATGTCAATTAGCTCACCAGCAATGGCACTAGTGGATGAGAGAATGAGCACAGAAGGAACTGGGCTTCCATTTGGGTTAAGCAATAACCTTCTTGGTTGGATCCTTTTTGGAgtttttggtttgatttggtcTCTTTACACTGTTTATACTTCTAGCCTTGATGAGGATGAAGATTCTGGATTGTCCCTTTGA
- the LOC107874570 gene encoding photosystem II reaction center W protein, chloroplastic isoform X1 has product MATSSTGCITTSSVACVGLVHKASLSRPSCLLVTFAGLPTNMGKVKCSMEREQVKEESKLGMCGSLIAAACAATMSISSPAMALVDERMSTEGTGLPFGLSNNLLGWILFGVFGLIWSLYTVYTSSLDEDEDSGLSL; this is encoded by the exons ATGGCCACCAGCAGCACTGGTTGTATTACAACCTCTTCAGTTGCCTGTGTTGGCCTCGTGCACAAAGCATCTCTATCCCGCCCCTCCTGTCTTCTCG TTACTTTTGCAGGGTTGCCAACGAATATGGGAAAGGTGAAATGTTCAATGGAAAGAGAGCAAGTAAAGGAAGAGTCAAAATTAGGAATGTGTGGATCATTGATAGCCGCAGCATGTGCAGCAACTATGTCAATTAGCTCACCAGCAATGGCACTAGTGGATGAGAGAATGAGCACAGAAGGAACTGGGCTTCCATTTGGGTTAAGCAATAACCTTCTTGGTTGGATCCTTTTTGGAgtttttggtttgatttggtcTCTTTACACTGTTTATACTTCTAGCCTTGATGAGGATGAAGATTCTGGATTGTCCCTTTGA